The following coding sequences lie in one Anomalospiza imberbis isolate Cuckoo-Finch-1a 21T00152 chromosome 17, ASM3175350v1, whole genome shotgun sequence genomic window:
- the LOC137484399 gene encoding centrosome-associated protein CEP250-like, with translation MVFKVLVFKVPCSFHSLDDPYMHHLNLQYNCLHDPHLQDYHKHKDILRMLKKQGCSTSDNKVICTVKEFNECRQCLTRTKLQSEQILGRQEGARGLSQQGRSSGAPEALVGDSDSMANSIICTDNPGNILSTLTSTDEQHPFELVREATENWGRMQRHFDQMEERTQRIRSRCQLIDSLLEEISSDCANLEKSREMLLQCTGIPETGALCLHLKNTKQRKEASAQAEQAEQQDRMEVSQEQDSSSCSLEQLGPESSGQGHALAQVCREQELLGQKADLEGRLAAMEWLQQDLSRQLEETRSAKESLESRLIAAQQQISQLETTRNHLEAQVLTVTQAKEVIEGEVKCLQDELEAERSLRRQEREDTAQQLLQAEQQHHKGLRLQGTAQQLEIKKLLQDLASERERHRAEMQETLEQWEKEKAEREQEHKKVLFEMRQKDATLLAQQEELRRFENAKRQVFTAKVLLEEQKEKSALSEALLQTQGELSRAHQQVQQLRQEVKELQEKGQTIKANLQAELQEARSEVQAVQRRHKEELHGLKEEMNLLLEQREALQKQVGELTSQLAASRESRETTVQRAQQEVREAQEESRQKLSEVEHVQKILEEAENLNKELQVHVESLKRERNRWEEVAQQNSELQASVDVLESEKARLIVSLEEKNQRLRTLEKQNLLLNNRVSRLFSALKQAEQLCSEHRRQRQELNTQIQAKLLAEIEQTAHQATQEKQLLETEVSELRVRLQSSEERAEAMAIQCKDVELELRKTQTQRDHLRAHNQELLKQLEQSEQDLWEAAVKHTSRETALEKEACERQEEAVTLRQEVASLQRKLESLQKERIDVLHGQELNQQHMRDVEEKNEMHADELRYHKENTQEWEVEREGEQEELEHGAASLKKWRENTQVLSAALKKSEIAKGTLMKHLYILMGKSGIQEGTGIDLQSTPGSLNYSSAVSHEEVSQEQDSSSCSLEQLGPESSGQGHALAQVCREQELLGQKADLEGRLAAMEWLQQDLSRQLEETRSAKESLESRLSAAQQQISQLETTRNHLEAQVLTVTQAKEVIEGEVKCLQDELEAERSLRRQEREDTAQQLLQAEQQHHESLRLQGTAQQLEIKKLLQDLASERERHRAEMQETLEQWEKEKAEREQEHKKVLFEMRQKDATLLAQQEELRRFENAKRQVFTAKVLLEEQKEKSALSEALLQTQGELSRAHQQVQQLRQEVKELQEKGQTIKANLQAELQEARSEVQAVQRRHKEELHGLKEEMNLLLEQREALQKQVGELTSQLAASRESRETTVQRAQQEVREAQEESRQKLSEVEHVQKILEEAENLNKELQVHVESLKRERNRWEEVAQQNSELQASVDVLESEKARLIVSLEEKNQRLRTLEKQNLLLNYQVSQYHSALQQAEQLSSHRAGQLRELNTQMQALQDTVLQMEASQTTRKKQLLQTFEESRAGEWALRDSVDVLEAEVSELRVRLQSSEERAEAMAIQCKDVELELRKTQAQRDHLRAHNQELLKQLEQSEQDLWEAAVKHTSRETALEKEACERQEEAVTLRQEVASLQRKLESLQKERMDVLLIVLRSTFFQLNFSNCVLLNKEEKML, from the exons GGAGCTCGAGGGCTTTCTCAGCAGGGACGTTCCTCCGGAGCCCCTGAG GCGCTGGTAGGCGACAGTGACAGCATGGCCAATTCCATCATCTGCACCGACAATCCTGGGAACATCCTCTCGACTCTGACATCCACTGATGAACAGCATCCTTTTGAATTGGTTCGGGAAGCTACAGAGAACTGGGGGCGCATGCAGCGGCATTTTGATCAAATGGAGGAGAGAACTCAGAGGATCAGAAGCCGCTGCCAGCTGATAGACTCTCTGCTAGAAGAAATCAGTAG TGACTGTGCAAACCTTGAGAAGtccagggaaatgctgctgcaatgCACTGGAATCCCGGAGACAGGAGCCTTGTGTCTGCATCTGAAGAACACCAAGCAGCGGAAGGAAGCATCAGCCCAGGCCgaacaggcagagcagcaggacaggatggAG gtttcccaggagcaagattcatcgagctgctctctggagcagctgggcccggaatcctctggccaagggcacgcactggcccaggtgtgccgagagcaggagctgctgggccagaagGCTGACCTTGAGGGCCGACTGGCAGCCATGGAGTGGCTCCAACAAgacctttccaggcagctggaggagaccag GTcagcaaaggagagcctggaatCCAGGCTGattgctgctcagcagcagatatCTCAGCTGGAGACCACCAGGAACCATCTGGAGGCTCAAGTGCTCACAGTCACACAGGCCAAGGAGGTGATAGAAG GAGAAGTGAAGTGCCTGCAAGAtgagctggaagcagagagatCTCTCAGGAGGCAGGAACGGGAAGACACAGCtcaacagctcctgcaggcagagcagcagcatcacaaagGCCTCAGGCTTCAGGGAACTGCTCAGcaactggaaataaagaagctcctgcaagacctg gcAAGTGAGCGCGAAAGGCACCGTGCAGAGATGCAGGAGACGCTGGAGcaatgggaaaaagagaaggcagagagagagcaggagcacaagAAGGTGCTGTTTGAGATGAGGCAGAAAGATGCCACCCTGCTGGCCCAACAAGAAGAACTAAGGAGATTTGAAAATGCCAAGCGACAG GTGTTCACAGCCAAA gtgctgctggaagagcagaaggagaagagtgCTTTATCAGAGGCACTGCTCCAGACTCAGGGAGAGCTCAGCCGAGCCCACCAGCAggtccagcagctcaggcaggaggtGAAAGAGCTGCAAGAGAAGGGGCAG ACCATCAAGGCAAATCtgcaagctgagctgcaggaagctcGCAGTGAAGTCCAGGCAGTGCAGAGGAGGCACAAGGAAGAGCTACACGGcctcaaagaggaaatgaatctgctccttgagcagagggaggctctacaaaagcag gtgggagagttgacatctcagctggcagcctcccgAGAGTCCCGGGAAACGActgtccagagagcccagcaagaggtgagggaggcccaggaagagtccAGGCAGAAGCTGTCGGAGGTTGAACACGTCCAGAAGAtcctggaggaggcagaaaatctgaacaagGAGCTGCAAGTGCATGTGGAGTCCttgaagagggaaaggaatcgctgggaagaagtggctcagcaaaattcagaattgcagGCTTCGGTGGATGTCCTAGAGAGTGAAAAAGCCAG GCTGATAGTGTCTCTGGAGGAGAAGAACCAGCGCCTCAGaactctggaaaaacagaaccTGCTGCTGAACAATCGCGTATCTCGGTTATTTTCTGCTCTtaagcaggcagagcagctctgttctGAGCATAGAAGACAAAGGCAGGAGCTCAACACCCAG ATCCAGGCCAAGCTGCTGGCAGAGATAGAGCAGACAGCTCACCAGGCAActcaagagaagcagctgctggaaactgaggtgtctgagctgcgtgtgaggctccagagctctgaggaaagagcagaggccaTGGCCATACAGTGTAAGGAcgtggagctggagctgaggaagaCACAGACTCAGAGGGACCATCTCAGAGCCCacaatcaggagctgctgaaacagctggagcaaagtgagcaag atttgTGGGAGGCAGCAGTCAAGCACACCTCTCGAGAAACTGCCCTGGAGAAAGAGGCCtgtgaaaggcaggaagaggctgtgactcTTCGTCaggaggtggcatctctgcagaggaaattggagagcctgcagaaggaaaggatcGATGTGCTG catggacaggaattgaaccagcagcacatgagagatgtggaagagaagaatgaaatgcatGCAGATGAGTTAAGATATCATAAGGAAAATACTCAAGAATGGGAAGTGGAGAGAGAAGGCGAGCAGGAAGAGTTGGAGCATGGGGCtgcttctttgaagaaatggagagagaacaCCCAAGTACTGAGTGCTGcactgaagaaaagtgaaattgcCAAAGGGACTCTGATGAAACACTTGTACATCCTGATGGGAAAGTCTGGTATCCAGGAAGGCACTGGCATTGACCTTCAGTCCACTCCAGGGTCCCTGAattattccagtgctgtttcccatgaGGAG gtttcccaggagcaagattcatcgagctgctctctggagcagctgggcccggaatcctctggccaagggcacgcactggcccaggtgtgccgagagcaggagctgctgggccagaagGCTGACCTTGAGGGCCGACTGGCAGCCATGGAGTGGCTCCAACAAgacctttccaggcagctggaggagaccag GTcagcaaaggagagcctggaatccaggctgagtgctgctcagcagcagatatCTCAGCTGGAGACCACCAGGAACCATCTGGAGGCTCAAGTGCTCACAGTCACACAGGCCAAGGAGGTGATAGAAG GAGAAGTGAAGTGCCTGCAAGAtgagctggaagcagagagatCTCTCAGGAGGCAGGAACGGGAAGACACAGCtcaacagctcctgcaggcagagcagcagcatcatgAAAGCCTCAGGCTTCAGGGAACTGCTCAGcaactggaaataaagaagctcctgcaagacctg gcAAGTGAGCGCGAAAGGCACCGTGCAGAGATGCAGGAGACGCTGGAGcaatgggaaaaagagaaggcagagagagagcaggagcacaagAAGGTGCTGTTTGAGATGAGGCAGAAAGATGCCACCCTGCTGGCCCAACAAGAAGAACTAAGGAGATTTGAAAATGCCAAGCGACAG GTGTTCACAGCCAAA gtgctgctggaagagcagaaggagaagagtgCTTTATCAGAGGCACTGCTCCAGACTCAGGGAGAGCTCAGCCGAGCCCACCAGCAggtccagcagctcaggcaggaggtGAAAGAGCTGCAAGAGAAGGGGCAG ACCATCAAGGCAAATCtgcaagctgagctgcaggaagctcGCAGTGAAGTCCAGGCAGTGCAGAGGAGGCACAAGGAAGAGCTACACGGcctcaaagaggaaatgaatctgctccttgagcagagggaggctctacaaaagcag gtgggagagttgacatctcagctggcagcctcccgAGAGTCCCGGGAAACGActgtccagagagcccagcaagaggtgagggaggcccaggaagagtccAGGCAGAAGCTGTCGGAGGTTGAACACGTCCAGAAGAtcctggaggaggcagaaaatctgaacaagGAGCTGCAAGTGCATGTGGAGTCCttgaagagggaaaggaatcgctgggaagaagtggctcagcaaaattcagaattgcagGCTTCGGTGGATGTCCTAGAGAGTGAAAAAGCCAG GCTGATAGTGTCTCTGGAGGAGAAGAACCAGCGCCTCAGaactctggaaaaacagaaccTGCTGCTGAACTATCAGGTGTCTCAGTATCACTCTGCTcttcagcaggcagagcagctctcttCTCACCGCGCTGGACAACTGCGGGAGCTCAACACCCAG ATGCAGGCCCTGCAGGACACAGTGCTGCAGATGGAGGCTTCCCAAACAACTCgaaagaagcagctgctgcagacgTTTGAGGAGTCTCGAGCAGGCGAATGGGCTTTGAGGGACTCTGTGGACGTGCTGGAGGCTGAGGTGTCTGAGCTGCGTGTGaggctccagagctctgaggaaagagcagaggccaTGGCCATACAGTGTAAGGAcgtggagctggagctgaggaagaCACAGGCTCAGAGGGACCATCTCAGAGCCCacaatcaggagctgctgaaacagctggagcaaagtgagcaag atttgTGGGAGGCAGCAGTCAAGCACACCTCTCGAGAAACTGCCCTGGAGAAAGAGGCCtgtgaaaggcaggaagaggctgtgactcTTCGTCaggaggtggcatctctgcagaggaaattggagagcctgcagaaggaaaggatggaTGTGCTG TTAATAGTTCTAAGGAGCACCTTTTTCCAgttaaacttctccaactgcgttcttctgaataaggaggagaagatgttgtAG